In Sphingomonas sp. LT1P40, the following are encoded in one genomic region:
- a CDS encoding tubulin-like doman-containing protein, producing the protein MNKTVHVLLGVGGTGAKVVEAALMMMAAGVGPRNVHVGLIDQDNSNGNVARTRQLLSNLVDFQHDWSANEMNRVDWIGSAPPAFGSVKVHPLFKQDKNALWCPTRTQGTLRSIVGENLDEAHEHLFDLMFMEGPEEQDLPLSKGYRGRAHVGATALVASLVDGESVLLKRLTELMEDANRNQVNIFVVGSAFGGTGAAGFPTLARALNRIRNASDFKNAGKVSLGGMLMLPYFQFHQPPADAVDAVVTSDELLPKAKLALEYYNNLLAHEATFDRFYALGWEQLFNLGYHEPGSAEQQNPALAPEIFAASAIFDFFDRPREEEGEAKAPVMVSARQDREIRWRDLPYPDLEARLGQMLRFAVYWRFVVEPALSEKKLIGKNWAQKLAGDARAIDSEVPLNLLRELIDDILLWAMTIEHTGGEFWRNGPWQLADLKDPSHVPTPTTPVALRGPAMQLTALHDAFDHLIRTDAGEFLPRAGHELHDELTRAKPPAGDHRGIGRTVAAVYAAASMR; encoded by the coding sequence ATGAACAAGACAGTCCATGTCCTGCTGGGCGTCGGCGGCACCGGCGCGAAGGTGGTCGAGGCAGCCCTGATGATGATGGCGGCCGGCGTCGGGCCGCGTAACGTGCATGTCGGCCTGATCGATCAGGATAACTCCAACGGCAATGTCGCCCGGACCCGCCAGTTGCTGAGCAATCTGGTGGATTTCCAGCACGACTGGTCAGCCAATGAAATGAACCGCGTCGATTGGATCGGGAGCGCTCCGCCCGCGTTTGGCAGCGTGAAGGTGCATCCGCTTTTCAAGCAAGACAAGAATGCATTGTGGTGCCCGACCCGAACCCAGGGGACGTTGCGGTCCATCGTCGGCGAGAATCTGGACGAAGCGCACGAGCATCTGTTTGACCTGATGTTCATGGAAGGCCCGGAAGAGCAGGATCTTCCGCTCAGCAAGGGCTATCGCGGCCGTGCCCATGTCGGCGCGACCGCGTTGGTTGCGTCGCTCGTCGATGGGGAAAGCGTGCTGCTGAAGCGACTGACTGAACTGATGGAAGATGCGAACCGCAACCAGGTGAACATCTTTGTCGTCGGCTCGGCTTTTGGCGGTACCGGCGCTGCAGGGTTTCCAACGCTTGCCCGCGCGTTGAATCGCATCCGCAACGCGAGCGATTTCAAGAATGCCGGCAAGGTCTCCCTCGGCGGCATGCTGATGTTGCCCTATTTCCAGTTCCACCAGCCGCCGGCCGACGCGGTGGACGCCGTCGTGACGTCCGACGAATTGCTGCCCAAGGCGAAACTCGCGCTTGAATATTACAACAATCTGCTTGCGCATGAGGCGACGTTCGACCGGTTCTATGCGCTGGGCTGGGAACAGCTGTTCAACCTGGGGTATCACGAGCCGGGCAGCGCCGAGCAGCAAAACCCGGCACTGGCTCCCGAGATTTTCGCCGCGTCCGCGATCTTCGACTTCTTCGATCGTCCGCGCGAGGAGGAGGGCGAGGCGAAAGCGCCGGTGATGGTTTCCGCCCGGCAGGATCGCGAAATCCGCTGGCGCGACCTGCCATATCCCGATCTCGAGGCGCGGCTGGGCCAGATGCTGCGCTTTGCCGTCTACTGGCGCTTTGTCGTTGAGCCGGCGCTGAGCGAGAAGAAACTGATCGGCAAGAACTGGGCGCAGAAACTCGCTGGCGACGCCCGCGCGATTGACTCCGAAGTGCCGCTCAATCTTCTGCGCGAGCTGATCGACGACATCCTGTTATGGGCGATGACGATCGAACACACTGGCGGCGAGTTCTGGAGAAATGGGCCGTGGCAGCTCGCTGACCTGAAAGATCCTTCCCATGTACCGACCCCCACGACGCCGGTGGCGTTGCGCGGTCCGGCGATGCAACTGACAGCGCTGCATGACGCGTTCGATCACCTGATCCGCACCGATGCCGGCGAATTTCTGCCGCGCGCCGGACACGAACTGCATGACGAACTAACGCGCGCGAAGCCGCCGGCCGGCGACCATCGCGGTATCGGACGCACGGTGGCAGCCGTCTATGCCGCCGCGAGCATGAGGTAA
- a CDS encoding energy transducer TonB has product MKAWQYSTLERDGDLAPITDMDVAKQLIKQGHLSKDSFVYVYDEDGAATGGKASSFEQFAALLEAEPDAVAESVKPRSRSRKNKDQPILDKSHPGDQSVSDINLSADMPASEADEPVSVQNSDSDKGERQAAVESSDALAQPVPGPSKRRQAAMYGALALIIVFIIAFIYVEPRALDEKWTIRTTKTYLGQAESGLATKILRGTALKVVEINGTWARITDGYEQYSFIRTADLTDTVPPELDASQFSGMRQVLSDGTILTKADDGSPPLKNVIPRESVDVVGRLKDMDQGGQWLEVILVDRRIGYIRARLVLGGVVQVAQPTVPEPPQPPVVGPSPPPPNRGPCDGLRSVDWAHCRWPELSDLRDQLNQAYAAARMRNPEVGEALEDFRARLTRCGRQRTCYEAAYRTRVAELDAVRAPPPPPPPPMPEPSSAAFGPMPADSRFQKFIDPDYPEDARRLKEEGTVSAKLRIDRKGRVKSCTIRQSSGSRSLDKQTCILLKKTRFRPARDAAGVAIDGDYDTPAFLWTIPDR; this is encoded by the coding sequence GTGAAGGCTTGGCAATACTCAACGTTGGAACGTGATGGGGATTTAGCGCCAATCACGGACATGGATGTTGCAAAACAGCTTATTAAACAGGGACATCTGTCGAAAGACTCGTTCGTTTACGTGTATGATGAAGATGGTGCGGCAACAGGGGGCAAAGCTTCTTCCTTTGAACAGTTTGCGGCACTTCTCGAGGCTGAGCCAGACGCTGTGGCAGAATCGGTAAAACCGAGGAGTCGGTCCCGCAAAAATAAAGATCAACCCATATTGGATAAATCGCATCCAGGAGATCAGTCCGTTTCGGATATAAATTTATCGGCGGATATGCCTGCGTCGGAAGCAGACGAGCCGGTTTCCGTACAAAATAGTGATTCGGATAAAGGAGAGCGGCAAGCAGCGGTCGAATCATCGGACGCGCTCGCGCAACCTGTGCCCGGCCCATCGAAGCGCAGACAGGCGGCGATGTACGGGGCACTTGCTCTAATTATAGTATTTATTATCGCATTCATCTACGTCGAGCCGCGTGCCTTGGATGAAAAATGGACGATACGCACGACTAAAACCTATCTCGGTCAGGCCGAATCTGGCCTAGCAACCAAGATCCTTCGCGGAACCGCCTTGAAAGTCGTCGAAATCAACGGAACCTGGGCGCGAATAACCGACGGCTATGAACAGTATAGCTTCATAAGGACTGCGGATCTGACCGATACCGTGCCCCCGGAGTTGGACGCCAGCCAGTTTTCCGGGATGCGCCAAGTGCTGTCAGACGGGACTATTCTCACCAAGGCCGATGACGGTTCGCCACCGCTTAAAAATGTTATTCCCCGCGAGAGTGTAGACGTCGTCGGCCGTCTGAAGGACATGGATCAGGGCGGGCAATGGCTTGAAGTCATACTCGTCGATCGGCGGATCGGTTATATCAGGGCGCGACTGGTGCTGGGTGGCGTCGTGCAGGTCGCGCAGCCGACGGTGCCCGAGCCACCGCAGCCGCCCGTGGTTGGCCCATCGCCGCCACCGCCCAATCGCGGACCATGTGACGGCCTTCGCAGCGTGGATTGGGCGCATTGTCGGTGGCCGGAACTGTCCGACCTGCGTGATCAACTGAACCAGGCATATGCCGCCGCGCGCATGCGAAATCCCGAGGTCGGGGAAGCACTCGAGGATTTTCGTGCCCGTCTGACCCGGTGTGGACGGCAACGCACATGTTACGAGGCGGCCTACCGGACGCGCGTCGCTGAACTGGACGCTGTTCGGGCACCGCCGCCTCCGCCACCCCCGCCCATGCCGGAACCCTCCTCCGCAGCATTCGGTCCCATGCCCGCTGATTCTAGGTTCCAGAAGTTTATCGACCCCGACTATCCGGAAGACGCGCGGCGATTGAAGGAAGAAGGCACCGTTTCGGCCAAATTGCGGATCGATCGCAAGGGGCGCGTCAAGAGCTGCACGATCCGGCAAAGCAGCGGCTCCAGGTCACTGGATAAACAGACATGTATTCTGTTGAAAAAAACTCGCTTCAGGCCCGCGCGCGATGCGGCAGGCGTTGCGATCGATGGCGACTACGACACACCAGCGTTTCTGTGGACCATTCCGGACAGGTAA
- a CDS encoding SH3 domain-containing protein produces MDEFRLMTFEDAGFPEELHNEADCRRAVKSGRVVADTEIEIYPMEGGAYHRPASEAPVLRHLLAPPVVEESEEPVAPAEADLEPEQEVEDAAVAPDTADSSVPAREPLAEKESRAAPRSRPTPPELPAPPVAQPISSSRDRGGWVGPWIVWPIIVVVLVVAFLATREESPRPEAATPIVEPVETPPPAPVDPEANLPRQTFYATREINLQPSAKSGGTDNTPKLARGAVLRGVVIAGEASDERWLHITEGPHTGLYVWTGNLSSTERPALDTSISGLMEIGADTQVRTAPDGNSPAIPGTRSALSPGQKVLVAGVVNGAWAELTLVAGGVGYVETSSLVSASEQPDASAPSPVPDVAATYTPSRFRDVYIRNKCSTNLRLALYYLSPGGWRTGGIWNLTGGYTNYVLADSARVSAQTSEIYWAEFNASHEQIEVPENGRTATLNGRSIVMRKAHVKLASDGDYEIDFTCG; encoded by the coding sequence GTGGATGAATTCCGGTTGATGACCTTCGAGGACGCGGGCTTCCCCGAAGAGCTGCACAATGAAGCGGACTGTCGGCGCGCCGTCAAATCGGGCCGCGTCGTCGCCGATACCGAAATCGAGATCTACCCGATGGAGGGCGGTGCCTATCACCGGCCCGCCAGCGAGGCACCGGTCCTGCGCCATTTACTCGCGCCGCCGGTCGTAGAGGAATCCGAGGAGCCCGTAGCGCCGGCCGAAGCTGATCTCGAGCCGGAGCAGGAGGTCGAAGATGCCGCCGTCGCCCCCGACACCGCAGACTCTTCAGTGCCGGCGAGGGAACCGCTCGCAGAGAAGGAATCGCGCGCCGCTCCCCGTTCGCGCCCGACACCCCCGGAACTGCCCGCGCCGCCGGTCGCTCAGCCCATTTCGTCGTCTCGGGATCGGGGCGGGTGGGTCGGCCCGTGGATCGTCTGGCCGATCATCGTCGTGGTGCTGGTCGTCGCGTTTCTTGCCACCCGCGAGGAGTCGCCCAGGCCGGAGGCAGCCACGCCGATCGTTGAGCCCGTGGAAACGCCGCCGCCCGCGCCGGTCGACCCGGAAGCCAATCTGCCGCGGCAGACCTTTTATGCCACGCGTGAGATCAACCTCCAGCCATCGGCAAAGAGCGGAGGGACCGATAACACGCCAAAGCTGGCACGCGGTGCGGTGTTGCGCGGCGTCGTCATTGCTGGTGAAGCCAGTGACGAGCGTTGGCTGCACATTACCGAAGGGCCACATACAGGCCTTTATGTGTGGACCGGAAACCTGTCGAGCACCGAACGCCCCGCGCTCGATACCAGTATTTCGGGTCTGATGGAGATTGGCGCGGACACGCAGGTCCGCACCGCGCCGGACGGCAATAGTCCCGCGATTCCCGGCACGCGATCCGCGCTGAGCCCCGGGCAGAAGGTGCTTGTCGCGGGCGTCGTCAATGGTGCCTGGGCTGAACTGACGCTGGTTGCCGGCGGCGTCGGTTACGTAGAGACGTCCAGCCTTGTCTCGGCGAGCGAGCAACCGGACGCATCGGCCCCCTCGCCGGTACCGGACGTAGCGGCGACATATACACCAAGCCGGTTCCGAGACGTGTATATACGGAACAAGTGCAGCACCAATTTGCGTCTGGCGTTATACTATCTGTCTCCCGGCGGCTGGCGAACCGGCGGCATCTGGAACTTGACCGGGGGTTATACAAACTATGTATTGGCAGATAGTGCGCGCGTATCTGCCCAGACCTCGGAAATCTATTGGGCGGAGTTCAACGCCAGTCACGAGCAGATCGAGGTTCCCGAAAACGGACGCACGGCAACACTCAATGGCCGGTCAATTGTCATGCGAAAGGCACACGTCAAGCTCGCCAGTGACGGCGATTACGAGATCGATTTTACGTGCGGGTGA
- a CDS encoding ion channel, translating to MLLVVVIVLNRFRGQSLSWYSPLSPSLIAVVATAFLITSFLQACGNWFEKWPAVLEALEGSHIVTTIVFVFVLSFSYIAAPNSLLNETAVAVPIVLVIHTVRYWLDRKQAKLCGTPPRGWREAVEAVRYLAVILCALVGAASKDPVLVWCAIALSVMLILKELKFRIVDEINERLDPVKARERLKIQQNVTFPFAVAKVFLGHFFKSMIYIGVGFALLFENLALVDKPGALVIRSESSSGIAFLDYLYFSLGLIHHNAYGDVTPVSAIAKALAGLEQVISSIMLTLVIALLIESINTRYRRAETLAG from the coding sequence TTGTTGCTCGTCGTTGTGATCGTCCTCAATCGCTTCCGCGGACAATCCTTATCATGGTACTCGCCGCTCTCGCCCTCACTGATCGCGGTCGTGGCAACCGCGTTCCTCATCACATCCTTTTTGCAGGCCTGCGGCAACTGGTTCGAGAAATGGCCTGCGGTTCTGGAAGCACTTGAGGGGTCCCATATCGTCACGACCATCGTGTTCGTGTTCGTGCTGAGCTTTTCCTACATCGCGGCCCCGAATTCGCTGCTGAACGAAACCGCGGTGGCGGTACCGATCGTGCTTGTCATCCACACGGTGCGCTATTGGCTCGACCGGAAGCAGGCCAAATTGTGCGGCACGCCGCCGCGTGGCTGGCGGGAGGCGGTAGAAGCCGTCCGCTATCTTGCGGTGATCCTGTGCGCACTGGTGGGTGCCGCGTCCAAGGACCCGGTACTGGTATGGTGCGCGATTGCTCTTAGCGTCATGCTGATCCTGAAGGAGTTGAAGTTCCGGATCGTCGACGAAATCAATGAGCGGCTCGACCCGGTCAAGGCGCGTGAACGCCTCAAGATTCAGCAGAACGTCACGTTTCCGTTCGCGGTGGCCAAGGTTTTCCTGGGTCATTTTTTCAAGTCGATGATTTATATCGGCGTCGGCTTTGCGCTGCTGTTCGAGAATCTGGCGCTGGTCGACAAGCCGGGCGCGCTGGTCATCAGATCCGAGAGCTCAAGCGGCATCGCCTTTCTCGATTATCTCTATTTCAGCCTGGGGTTGATCCATCACAATGCATATGGCGATGTGACGCCCGTTTCCGCGATCGCCAAGGCGTTGGCCGGACTGGAACAAGTGATTTCCAGCATCATGCTGACGCTGGTCATCGCGCTGCTGATCGAATCGATCAATACGCGGTATCGCAGGGCGGAGACCCTCGCCGGATAA
- a CDS encoding TIGR02300 family protein — protein sequence MAKPEWGTKRTCPKCATRFYDLTKDEPVTCVACGVNWNPEPILKSKQPLPFEAVKEVEKKKDDSDLGDDDLDVDEDAEGSPDDDVDLGGDDDLGVETPDADEES from the coding sequence ATGGCGAAGCCGGAATGGGGCACGAAACGGACCTGCCCGAAATGCGCGACGCGCTTTTACGACCTGACCAAGGACGAGCCGGTGACCTGCGTCGCATGCGGCGTGAACTGGAACCCGGAACCGATTCTGAAATCGAAACAGCCTTTGCCGTTTGAAGCGGTCAAGGAAGTCGAGAAGAAGAAGGACGATTCGGATCTGGGCGACGACGATCTGGACGTCGATGAGGATGCCGAGGGTTCGCCCGACGATGACGTCGATCTGGGCGGCGACGACGATCTGGGCGTTGAAACGCCGGACGCCGACGAAGAAAGCTGA
- the aroA gene encoding 3-phosphoshikimate 1-carboxyvinyltransferase: protein MSVLPRGPLRGTVTVPGDKSISHRSLMFAGLAVGESRIEGLLEGEDVLATAAAMRAMGATIERRDDGVWHVWGVGVGGLLQPEVALEMGNSGTSTRLLMGLVASHPITATFTGDASLSKRPMGRVIDPLSQMGADFTASPGGRLPLTMRGLCPAVPIEYTLPVASAQVKSAVLLAGLNTPGITRVIEPVPTRDHSERMLAGFGADLTVEETPQGRIISIRGEAELKPQHITVPGDPSSAAFWMVAASIVPGSDILIANVGLNPTRTGLIAALRMMGADITDENPRIVGGEPVADLRVRHAPLTAIEVPHDLAPSMIDEYPVLFVAAAFAQGRTVARGAEELRVKESDRIAAMVAALGGNGVPLEEFEDGLAITGTGGNPIPGGAPVGSKLDHRIAMSMAVAGLGSRAAVKIDDVSPVATSYPGFFSTLDSLTDRTPA from the coding sequence ATGTCCGTCCTCCCGCGTGGCCCGCTACGCGGCACCGTCACCGTGCCGGGCGACAAGTCGATCAGCCATCGCTCGCTGATGTTCGCCGGCCTTGCCGTCGGCGAAAGCCGGATCGAAGGCCTGCTGGAGGGTGAGGACGTCCTTGCCACGGCGGCTGCGATGCGGGCGATGGGCGCGACGATCGAGCGCCGCGACGATGGCGTATGGCACGTCTGGGGTGTCGGTGTCGGCGGGCTGCTCCAGCCGGAGGTTGCGCTGGAGATGGGCAATAGCGGCACCTCCACCCGCTTGCTGATGGGCCTCGTCGCCAGCCATCCGATTACCGCCACCTTCACCGGTGACGCGTCGCTGTCGAAGCGCCCGATGGGCCGGGTGATCGATCCGCTGTCGCAAATGGGCGCGGACTTCACCGCCAGCCCCGGCGGCCGCCTGCCGCTTACGATGCGCGGCCTGTGCCCCGCTGTGCCGATCGAATACACGCTCCCCGTCGCCTCGGCTCAGGTCAAGTCGGCGGTGCTGCTCGCGGGCCTGAACACCCCCGGTATCACGCGCGTCATCGAACCCGTGCCCACGCGCGATCATAGCGAGCGGATGCTGGCGGGATTCGGCGCGGACCTGACCGTCGAGGAGACGCCGCAGGGCCGCATCATCTCGATCCGGGGCGAGGCCGAGCTGAAACCGCAACACATCACCGTCCCTGGCGATCCCTCCTCCGCTGCCTTCTGGATGGTCGCCGCGTCGATCGTGCCGGGGTCGGACATCCTGATCGCCAATGTCGGCCTCAACCCCACGCGCACCGGCCTTATCGCCGCGCTGCGCATGATGGGTGCCGACATCACGGACGAAAATCCCCGAATCGTCGGGGGCGAGCCAGTCGCCGACCTGCGCGTTCGTCACGCCCCGCTCACCGCGATCGAGGTGCCGCACGACCTCGCGCCCAGTATGATCGACGAATACCCCGTGCTGTTCGTCGCCGCCGCCTTCGCACAGGGCCGTACCGTCGCGCGTGGCGCGGAGGAGCTGCGCGTCAAGGAATCGGACCGCATCGCCGCGATGGTCGCGGCGCTCGGCGGCAACGGCGTGCCGCTGGAGGAATTTGAGGACGGCCTCGCCATCACCGGCACCGGCGGCAATCCCATTCCCGGCGGCGCTCCAGTCGGCTCGAAACTCGATCATCGCATCGCTATGAGCATGGCCGTGGCTGGACTTGGCAGCCGCGCTGCTGTGAAGATCGACGATGTAAGCCCGGTCGCCACCAGCTACCCCGGCTTCTTCTCCACCCTCGACTCCTTGACCGACCGGACACCAGCATGA
- the cmk gene encoding (d)CMP kinase codes for MIIAVDGPAASGKGTIARALARHYELPHLDTGLLYRAVAATVLREEMNPEKEADAVAACGFDDLLLADEWLRTDDVGKVASIVSAHPLVRAALLQRQKRFALQPGGAILDGRDIGTVIAPKADAKLFVKATPTIRAQRRHAELKRNGTMVSLDKVLADIRARDDRDTKRSEAPLIAAPDAAVLDTSFLSIDAAVQKAIQLVEAQRAKKAATA; via the coding sequence ATGATTATCGCCGTCGACGGCCCCGCAGCATCCGGCAAAGGCACCATCGCCCGCGCCCTCGCCCGCCATTACGAACTCCCGCATCTCGACACCGGCCTGCTCTACCGCGCCGTCGCAGCCACCGTGCTGCGCGAGGAGATGAACCCGGAGAAAGAGGCCGACGCCGTCGCCGCGTGCGGGTTCGACGATCTGCTGCTCGCCGACGAATGGCTGCGCACCGATGACGTGGGGAAGGTCGCCTCGATCGTCTCCGCCCACCCGCTGGTCCGTGCAGCGCTGCTTCAGCGCCAGAAGCGCTTTGCGCTTCAACCCGGCGGCGCGATCCTCGACGGGCGTGACATCGGCACTGTCATCGCGCCCAAGGCCGACGCCAAGCTGTTCGTGAAGGCGACCCCCACGATCCGCGCCCAGCGCCGCCATGCCGAACTCAAGCGTAACGGCACGATGGTCAGCCTCGACAAGGTTCTCGCCGATATCCGCGCCCGCGACGACCGCGATACCAAACGGTCGGAAGCACCGCTGATCGCCGCGCCGGATGCCGCCGTACTCGACACCAGTTTCCTGTCGATCGACGCCGCCGTGCAAAAGGCGATCCAGCTGGTCGAGGCGCAGCGCGCCAAAAAAGCCGCGACGGCCTAA
- a CDS encoding tetratricopeptide repeat protein, protein MMGWIALAAIGAVAFGLLWLFGMPRALGSFSGAALMLGAAGYALQANPGLSGAPVSTVKKAQEDDAALRDLRGAMFGRFSYLDSYFFAADSLVRGGDPDKATRLMLGGVRSSPGDAAMWTWLGMTMVEADKRTVSPAAGLAFRRAVALAPQHPGPAFFYGLAHVRAGDYAAARPWWRKALSLSPVGAPYRRDIAVRLALLEQFLKLEAEAAKAPPTR, encoded by the coding sequence ATGATGGGCTGGATCGCGCTCGCCGCAATCGGTGCCGTGGCATTTGGATTGCTGTGGCTGTTCGGGATGCCACGCGCGCTGGGGTCGTTCTCGGGTGCCGCGCTGATGCTGGGCGCGGCGGGCTATGCGTTGCAGGCCAATCCGGGATTGTCCGGGGCACCGGTATCCACGGTGAAGAAGGCGCAGGAAGACGATGCCGCGCTGCGCGACCTGCGCGGCGCGATGTTCGGGCGGTTCTCCTATCTCGACAGCTATTTCTTTGCCGCCGATTCGCTGGTGCGCGGCGGCGATCCGGACAAGGCGACGCGGTTGATGCTGGGCGGCGTGCGGTCGTCGCCGGGCGATGCGGCGATGTGGACTTGGCTGGGCATGACGATGGTCGAGGCGGACAAGCGCACGGTATCGCCCGCCGCCGGCCTTGCGTTCCGGCGCGCAGTGGCACTGGCCCCGCAGCATCCGGGACCCGCCTTTTTCTATGGGCTGGCGCATGTCCGCGCGGGCGATTACGCCGCCGCGCGTCCGTGGTGGCGCAAGGCGCTGTCACTCAGTCCGGTTGGGGCACCGTATCGACGCGATATCGCGGTACGGCTGGCGCTGCTGGAGCAATTTCTGAAGCTGGAGGCCGAGGCGGCGAAAGCACCGCCGACGCGCTGA
- a CDS encoding cytochrome c-type biogenesis protein has protein sequence MSLLFALALAAAAPADLGYSQLPDAAQEAEAAELMMTLRCLVCQGQSIADSDVDMAADMRRVVRQKIAAGEKPDAVRDWLIERYGSYVTYDPPLSWATAPLWLTPFLLLAAGLLLARGTLKRRKR, from the coding sequence GTGAGCCTGTTGTTCGCACTTGCGCTGGCGGCGGCTGCGCCCGCTGATCTGGGCTATTCGCAGCTGCCGGATGCCGCGCAGGAAGCCGAGGCGGCGGAGCTGATGATGACGCTGCGCTGCCTGGTGTGTCAGGGCCAGTCGATCGCGGACAGCGATGTCGATATGGCGGCCGACATGCGCCGCGTGGTGCGCCAGAAGATCGCGGCGGGCGAAAAGCCGGACGCGGTGCGTGACTGGCTGATCGAGCGGTACGGCAGCTATGTGACCTATGACCCACCGTTGAGTTGGGCGACCGCGCCCTTGTGGCTGACGCCGTTCCTGTTGCTTGCGGCGGGACTGTTGCTGGCGCGCGGCACGTTGAAGCGGAGGAAGCGATGA
- a CDS encoding DsbE family thiol:disulfide interchange protein, which translates to MTRWKLWLPLIAFMALLGLVGSRLIVPPDTQVKSALVGKPLPEFALPGIVQGKPGLTRADLATGKPRLLNVFASWCVPCIAEAPQLMKLKAAGAQIDAVAIRDTPEAVTAFLSRHGDPYTRIGDDAQRVVQIGIGSSGVPETFVIDGQGRIAAQHIGDIRDDDVPKLLAALAAAK; encoded by the coding sequence GTGACGCGCTGGAAACTGTGGCTGCCGCTGATCGCGTTCATGGCACTGCTCGGGCTGGTCGGGTCGCGGCTGATCGTGCCGCCGGATACCCAGGTGAAGTCGGCGCTGGTTGGCAAGCCGTTGCCGGAGTTTGCATTGCCGGGGATCGTTCAGGGCAAGCCGGGCCTGACCCGCGCCGATCTGGCGACGGGCAAGCCGCGATTGCTCAACGTGTTTGCCAGCTGGTGCGTGCCGTGCATCGCCGAGGCGCCGCAGTTGATGAAGCTGAAGGCGGCGGGCGCGCAGATCGACGCGGTGGCGATTCGGGATACGCCCGAGGCTGTCACGGCGTTCCTGTCGCGGCATGGCGATCCCTATACGCGGATCGGTGACGATGCGCAGCGCGTGGTGCAGATCGGGATCGGTTCGTCGGGCGTGCCGGAGACATTCGTGATCGACGGGCAGGGACGGATCGCGGCGCAACATATCGGCGATATCCGGGATGACGATGTGCCCAAGCTGCTCGCGGCGCTGGCGGCGGCGAAGTGA